The genomic window CTAGTAATTCCTGCATTATTTACTAGCACATCAATCTTCCCATACTTCTCAACAACATAATCAAAAAACTCTTTACATTTTTCGGTATCTGTAACATTTAAAATATATCCTTCAACATTTGGATTAGAATATGTAAGCTCTCCCATATCTACTGCTATAACTTTTGCACCTTCTTTAGCAAATAGCTCTGCCATAGCCTGACCTAATCCTCTTGCCCCTCCTGTTACTATAGCTACCCTATCCTTTAATCTCATTCATAATACCTCCTTTTAATTTATAATTATATTTTACTATTATTTTATTAAAATGTCTCGGATTATTTAGCAAGCACAAGCTGTATGCCTAATACCTCTGAAATTATATTATTCGCTAGAACTACTTTTAATTCTATACTTATTTATAAAATGCAGGAAGACTCTTCTCTGATATTCTTTTAATGTTTATAAGTCTTTTTTGTAAATCCTATAGGTTTTATATATTCTTCCTCCAAACTTTTCTATATCCCTCTGCATTATTTTATTGTATTCCCAAACTGTAGAGCCTTCTCCATATTTATAGCCCTTCTTTTTAGCTGCATCAAAAAGTTTCATATATATTGCTGATGGTACTCCTTTTCTCCTAAATTCAGGTATGACAAATAGTACAAAAAGCCTTGCTCTATCAATCTTTTTCTTATAGTAATTGCTTTTTTATAGTCAGATATTAATTGTGGTACCCAGCATTCATCTCCCTTATATATTTTCCAAGGAAGCATAATGAAGTCTTTTTCCTGCTTTCTAGTAGTGACATTCTTTATGGTTATCTCACCCATTATCTTCTCCCCTTTTTGCCCAATACTGCTCCTGTTTATGGCTCTCATATTTTAATCATCAATTCCTAAATAAAGTTCATGATACTATAATAATAATGAATAGATAATATTTCATATATACTTAGTATAATTTCTACAACTTTTGCTATATTCCTTCAAAGGATAATTGTATATACAAAATAATAGGCCTCATTAAATGGCTATTAATCCGCAACAATGGCCTTTGTGCATATTTCACTATATTTTTTTGTACACTATGGTGAAAAACTTACATTTAATGCAAAACGGCTGTAGCTCAGTTGTTTCAAGGCTTTCATCCGAAACCTCCTTCCTTGCATCATTTGTGTTAAAAAGGGTATAATTAACATGAAAACGTGAACATAAATTTTTTTGTAAGGAGTTGATTTTATGAGCCAAAAACTAATTAAAGACAATATTAAAATATATAAAGGCCATATTATGTTTACAGAATCGCCTGAAAAGTTTAATATATTAGAAAACGGTTTCATAATAGTGGAAGATAATAAAGTTAAAAAGGTAGCTTCAGAATTACCTGAAGAATACAAGGATATTCCAGTAAAAGATTTTGGAAATAAAATCATAATCCCTGGATTTGTTGATTTACATTTGCATGCCCCACAATTTCCTAATGCTGGACTAGGTCTTGATAAAGAACTACTTCCTTGGCTTGAAGAGTATACTTTCCCAGAGGAAGCAAAGTATAAGGATACAGATTATGCAAGAAAAGTTTACTCTAGGGTTGTAGAAGAGCTTTGGAAAAATGGAACAACTCGTTCAGTTATATTTGCCAGTGTTCATAAGGAGTCTACTGCCCTACTATTTGATTTGCTAGTGAAAGCAGGGCTAGGTGCTTATGTAGGTAAAGTAAACATGGATAGAAACTGCCCTGACTTTATAAGGGAAGATACACAAGAATCTCTAAAAGCTACAAGAGAATACTTAGAAGCACATGTAGGTAAATCCGAACTTGTTAAACCTATCATTACTCCTAGATTCGTTCCTACTTGTACTGTAGAAGTCCTTGAGGAGCTAGGTAAAATGGCTAAGGAGTTTAATGTACCTATACAATCTCATCTTTCTGAGAATACAGGGGAAGTTGAATGGGTTAAAGAGCTACATCCAGAGCATAAAAACTATGCAAGCGTATATGATTGCTATAGCCTCTTTGGACAAAAGCCTACTGTAATGGCTCACTGTATATATAATACTGAAGATGAAGTTGGATTGATGAAAGATAATGAAGTCTATGTCGCACATTGTCCACATTCTAACTTAAATCTTTCAAGTGGTATAATGCCAGTTAGATATTTCTTGGATAAGGGTGTAAATGTTGGATTAGGCTCAGATATAAGCGGTGGACATAAGATTGGTATTCCAAGTGTAATGGCTGTAGCCGCTCAAGTTTCTAAGATTAAATGGCTAGAAACTAATAAAGAGCTTGCCCCTCTTTCAACTCCAGAGGTATTCTATCTAGGTACTAAAGGTGGCGGTAAGTTCTTTGGTAAAGTAGGTAGTTTTGAAGAGGGATACGAATTTGACGCTCTAGTAATAGATGATTCTAATTTCTTTGGTGATGATTTGACTCTTGAAGAACGTATACAAAGATTCATCTATTTAGGTGATGATAGAAATATTGTAGAAAGATACGTAGCTGGAAATAAAGTTGAAAAACCAAGCTTTTAATTAAATAATAATTCAAAGTCTGCAAATTGCAAAAGGCAAATTGCAGACTTTTCTATGCTTTCACTAGTATCCTAATTCTTTATTTATAATAATGACATGAATTCTATTCTTGTTATTTTGTCTTTTGATTACTGTGTATTCATTACATATTCTACCTTCTTGCTTACAATCCATACACTGACCTGTTTTAGCACAAGGATTGTCTCTGTTAAGTCTTACATTATTTGCTGGCGCTGCTGTTTCTTTAACTCTTAGGATTGCTTGGTCTATATCCTTCACTATTTTATTTCTACCTGCTAATACTATTACCTTGTCTGGACCATATAGCATAGCTGCAACCCTGTTGCCATTGCCATCTACATTATAGAGCTCACCATTTTCAGTAATAGCATTAGTTCCTGTAAAATACACATCTGCAAAAAAGCTTTTTCTAAATATCTCTTTTATTCCCTCAGGATTTAGTCCTTCTTCGTATCTATCAAGAAAGTTGTACTTTCCATTTCTGAGTAGGTCTATAACTCCTGTTTCAAAGAGAGTCATTGAACCTCCAACTGATACTGTATCCCCTTCTGATATTAACTCTTGAACTTTTTTAAGAGCCTCTTCTTCTGTCTGAACAAAATAGCCATTCATGTTGTTTTTTTCTAAATTCTCAATAGTTCTTTTTATCCTTTCCTCAATTACAAACAATGCATTTTTGTCCATAATCTGTCCCCCTTTACTCATAAAAATCTAAGTATGAGTGTTTTTCTCCATCCTTTTGCCAACCTAGTATTGAGTCTAGGTTTACATTTTCTGCTGCTTTAAATATTGATTTATCTACATTGACAAAATTCTTTTTAAGCTCTTCTATTAAATCCTTTATCTCATATCGTTTATTTCCTATTCTCTCAGCTGCTACCATACATGCACAGTTTAAAGGCCAAATTCCACTATATTCTATAAAGCGTCTAATGTTTACTTCCTCTATATAGTATAGGGGCCTTATAAGTTCTATTCCTTCGAAGTTAGCAGCTTTAAGCTTTGGAAGCATAGTCTTAAAATTACCTGCATATAAAACATTCAGCAATGTAGTCTCTATTACATCATTAAAATGATGGCCTAAGGCTAATTTATTGCAGCCTAGCTCCTTAGTCTTGTTATAAAGAGCTCCTCTTCTCATTCTTGCACACATATAACAAGGGTAGTCCTGAGCCATCTTATCAGCTATTTCAAATATGCCTGATTCAAAAATTTTAATAGGTATGTTCAAGTACTCACAATTTTCAATTAATAACTCTTTTATATCAGGATGATAGCCCGGATCCATGGCTATATATTCTACTTCAAAGGAAACATTTCCATGTCTATGAAGCTCTTGAAACAGCTTCGCCATTAAGAGACTATCCTTTCCTCCCGATATAGCAACTGCTACTCTATCTCCTTCGTTTATTAGATTATAGTCCTTTATTGCCTTAATAAATTTAGACCATATTGGCTTTCTATATTTTTTTATTATACTTCTCTCAATTTCTTCTAAAGTTTTCTTATCTGAAGACGGTATTACTGTCTCACAGCCTTTTCCAGCTATTTTACTCATTAAATCACCTCAAATTAAAGTTAAGTTAAAGTTAATTAAAGGCTTCCCAATTAACTTTAAAAACCTTCTTCCACATAATTAAAGTTACTATTAAAGCTATTGCAATATATCCATAGAATATGAAACTATTAAGCCTCGTAATCCAATGGAGTCCAGCAGTCAATCCAATAATCAGCAACG from Proteiniborus sp. DW1 includes these protein-coding regions:
- a CDS encoding lactate utilization protein, with protein sequence MDKNALFVIEERIKRTIENLEKNNMNGYFVQTEEEALKKVQELISEGDTVSVGGSMTLFETGVIDLLRNGKYNFLDRYEEGLNPEGIKEIFRKSFFADVYFTGTNAITENGELYNVDGNGNRVAAMLYGPDKVIVLAGRNKIVKDIDQAILRVKETAAPANNVRLNRDNPCAKTGQCMDCKQEGRICNEYTVIKRQNNKNRIHVIIINKELGY
- the guaD gene encoding guanine deaminase, producing the protein MSQKLIKDNIKIYKGHIMFTESPEKFNILENGFIIVEDNKVKKVASELPEEYKDIPVKDFGNKIIIPGFVDLHLHAPQFPNAGLGLDKELLPWLEEYTFPEEAKYKDTDYARKVYSRVVEELWKNGTTRSVIFASVHKESTALLFDLLVKAGLGAYVGKVNMDRNCPDFIREDTQESLKATREYLEAHVGKSELVKPIITPRFVPTCTVEVLEELGKMAKEFNVPIQSHLSENTGEVEWVKELHPEHKNYASVYDCYSLFGQKPTVMAHCIYNTEDEVGLMKDNEVYVAHCPHSNLNLSSGIMPVRYFLDKGVNVGLGSDISGGHKIGIPSVMAVAAQVSKIKWLETNKELAPLSTPEVFYLGTKGGGKFFGKVGSFEEGYEFDALVIDDSNFFGDDLTLEERIQRFIYLGDDRNIVERYVAGNKVEKPSF
- a CDS encoding ATP-binding protein, with the protein product MSKIAGKGCETVIPSSDKKTLEEIERSIIKKYRKPIWSKFIKAIKDYNLINEGDRVAVAISGGKDSLLMAKLFQELHRHGNVSFEVEYIAMDPGYHPDIKELLIENCEYLNIPIKIFESGIFEIADKMAQDYPCYMCARMRRGALYNKTKELGCNKLALGHHFNDVIETTLLNVLYAGNFKTMLPKLKAANFEGIELIRPLYYIEEVNIRRFIEYSGIWPLNCACMVAAERIGNKRYEIKDLIEELKKNFVNVDKSIFKAAENVNLDSILGWQKDGEKHSYLDFYE